The segment GTACGGCTCACATTCAGCACGGTTATCGACAGCACTGCAGGACCGCAGCGCTGCTCTGTCACATTTGCAGAGaagcgaaagagagagagagagagagagtgtgtgtgtgtgtgtgtgtccagccgATATCCCACGGAAAGTCGACACGACTGCGGACAGGACGCACAGAAGTGGACAGCAGTGACAATGAATATCACGGGACACAAAACCAAACACGCGGTGTGTTCGTGTCGGGGCTGGCTATCAGAGGTCCCCCCCTTTACATTCCCAGGCCTTGTGTGTTTTCGGTCAGTCCCTGTGGTCTCTCCCCGTGTTTTCCTGACGCAAGTACCCGGGAGGAGGAGAATCAGGCAGGCCGGGCAAAGAAAAGTTGCACAGCCGCCGCGGCCGGATCTCAAACTCTGTGGAAATGCGACCGGGAAATTCTCtggacgtctgtgtgtgtgtgtaacagaccAGAAAACCAGCAGCGTTTGATTATTTTACATAATGCTCCAGAGAATCAGACTCGGATTACGCTCCATGTATCGCCATTTATCTGCTGTGGTGTCACTTTAACGCTATTCCGCTTCGTTTTGTGAAGTGCACCAAAGTCCGCACATTACTTTTACATTGACGCACGCGTACGCAGCGCAGTTGTTACAACACCTTTGTTTTCAcgagtgcaaaaaaaaataaaagtccacCTGCAATGCCAGGTAATAAGGACGTGGATCCGTGGATATCGATACACGTTATTCCAATATAACAGGGTCACACAACGAGGAGGGAAAGACAGGCccagcataaacaaacacaaaacacacgcTGCCACCGACCTGCGagtgtttctgctgcaggaGACTATTGTTCCGCTGGTGTGTGGTAATCCAGGCGGCACGCTGGGATGAATCCACTGCGACAAGTTCCTCCAACTACTTTGCTGTAAAACACCAGATTTCCTATTAGCCGTCAGATTATTCTTATCCCAGTGTCACGCGGAGTGCCGCAGTGTCCCGTCGTCTGAAAAAGTGCAAATATGATGCGTAAAAAACCATCTTATCAGTGTTAACTTTCGCTTATAAACATCACCGTCCCGTCCGGGTGATGATCAGCCATAtcgctgctgctgtgtggatcCCAAAGTGGAGGCAGTGGCGTGATCCCGGAAAACACCgcaaggggtgtgtgtgtgtgtgtgtgtgtgtgtgtgtgtgtgtgtgtgtgtgtgtgtgtgcgtatcaGACCCTTTACcatccacccccacctccaacagtctctccctctctgttaaaAAGAGATCAGATACATTCATTTGAGAAGCACTGTCACGGGGGAAATTAGCCTTCATTACCCACGCCGCATTCCTATCTAAACCTCAGAGAAAATTCCTAGTGAATAATGCATGTGAATTATGGAAAtctaacatcctcctcctctgctttgccTGGCATCAACACCAGTTTAGATGCCAGACTGTGAAGTTTAAATTCACGCAGATATGGTTTACTAACCCTCATCCAATGAGTTTATAGGACTATAATTACACGCACATAGGAACTTTTTTCGTGACTGTCATATCGCTACCTTTATAagttaattaaataaaacatttgtttattttctaaGATCACCTGGATCTCCCATTATTTGGATTATTAGGAGTCACCGATGACACAGCAAACACGGCTGGCCTGCTGGGTTTTATCGCCACCGTGTGGTTCAGATGAATTTATATTCACGGGTTAAAATCATGCCCTCAGTCCAATGACATGTGGAAAACACTTAGAGAGAAAATAGATTGGAGACATCTCTGTGTTGAGATTGTACGggaaagggtttttttttctttaagatTGCTTCACAAATATGACCTGTTTCCCAATTAATGTAGAGCATAAACTATGCCCATACTGTCCTATTCTTTTCAACTGATTCCTAGGGCCTGTATTTGCACATATTTCTTCAGATGATGATTTATCTTAATTTTTAGCCCATGTCATGTTGATATTACATTTGAAAGCTTTTTTTGTCAATCACCACCAATTCTGTGCTGATTCTGTTATTTATTCTAGTTATTCTAGCTAGTTACGTAAatattcaattaaaaaaaacatttaaaggctGAAGATGTGTTTAAGACATGTTCTTATATCACCATTATGTGGCAgaatttgttgtgtttgtgattaAAGGATATCCCGATCATATAGAGCTCAACATTTGTTCTATCGacctataaaataaataaaatgtggcCTTTAAGACATTTTCTGGAGCTGGACAGCTAAGCCTCTACTGCAGTATTTTTGTCCCCATTTGAATCTCTCTTGAGGGCCAGTACCTCATCTGATTGTTGGCAAAAACCTGTCTGTCCTGGCGTTGACCGGTAGGGGTCGCAACCGGTTTGCTGCAGCTCACAAAATGGCAGATTTTGCCGTCCCGATTCGTTAGCTTGTCAATCTTGTTGTTAGGTAGGTTGTTAGGGGCAGCGCATCAGTTAAACAGGATTAGGAGTTTAGTTATGATGAGACATACATTTATCATAGAACAAGGCAGTCGACACACCAGCTTTTTCGCCCGAAGCTGCCTTGTTTCTTTGGGTAAAAGCAGAAAAGACGACAGCGAGGATTACTATCGAAACAACCAGAAGGTTGCTCCGTATGTAGCTAGCTGGGATTGCTAATGCTAAACAACCCGTGTACGTTATCAGGGAGAGCTAATCTGACCAACTCTGGTAGtaacattacattttaatatctgACTTTCCATTGCGATTGATTAGCAATCGTTTGGCGCAAAAAATGGAAGATGTTCAGGAAAACTCTATAGATCACGAACTATCCAGCGACGAATCCTCATCATCACCCTACAACAACCCCCCCTTTCGCTCCACTCggctgaacatacagaggagTAATGTCTGCTCCAGGGCATATTTTGTTGTGGTCATGGTATTTTTTCATGTGTACATCCTGAATGTTATTGCCCTGCTACTCTACGTGCACTACAACAACGGACCTGGGGATCTGGTCAGGGGAGACGGGGGCTCCTCAGCCTCAGCTAGCGACAGTGAAAATCAACTGCCCCATCCCGACCCATCTGCAAGAGAGCTCCATGTGGAGGAGTACAGTGAGAGTTTCAGCCTGCCTCGCATTGAGGGTATACGGGTGAGAAACGGGTGTCATTTCAGTGTGATAACATCACCTAGCACTAATCAATGCTTCTTACTAGTTAAAAGTGTGTGAGTTTTTAGATCATGTATTGATGTTTTCTTCTATGTCTTTGCAGGTTGGACATGTTCAGCGTGTGTCCATTGTGCCAAACAAAATACATGAGATGAGGACACTCAGCCTAAAGCCTCTGCTGTTTGGTAGGTACATAGTGCAAGTGAATAACTGGGATTTCACTCTGATTGATTGATCACAAAATTTAATCATTCTCAAAGCCATACAAATATAGAGCAGTAATATTAAGTTAAAATTCACAGATATGTACATTTCTCTAATAAACCAGGTTTAGAGATTAGATTTGCACCTTTGTGCACCAGCTCACTGCACAATCCATAACCCCTTTGTTTAGACATGATTTAAAAGATAATGGTTAAATCCTAAACGCTACCCACTTACCATAGAGTTAATGCAGTTATATTGAATTATCTACATGAACACGTAATCCTAGTTCCTGCATCGGTGATGTTTCCATTTGCGTGCAGCCGCCATCAGGTCCTTGTCTCGTTTTTGCCAGGCGAAAGCCTTGGTGACCACTAGGTGCTCCCCCTGCACCGTGCCTGTTACCAGGAAGGTGCCGCCCCGCGGATGTTGCCGCGTCATGTTTCTCACACAGGTAGCATCCCTCTCCAGCCACAACTCAATACGTGAGCGGATCTGCCCACCTAACAGAGGTCCGTGCTTGAAGACGTCCAGTTTAGAAGCCAGCGAGAACTGAGACAGACTTATCGGACTATATTTGAGCCTTGTCAGACGCAGTTTCACAACTGGAAACACAGCAGATAAACACAAAGCCTTAGTGATAACATCAATTAGGTAAATAGGTGCCTGAAAAGGTTACGAGTGAAAGATAACTGGTACTCACCAAAATCACTCTTACAAAACGTTTCTAGTGTATCCTTTAAAGAAGAGGCCTCTTCCAGTTCACAATCCTGACAGCTTGCCTGAGGCACTAAAAGAGTCGAAacacaaattgaatcatttgtTGAATGGACTaaagcatgtgtgtctgtgtacacagACTCAGTTTCTCAGTTTCTCACCTCTCCGCCTTCCTGTGTGAACAACAgtggtgttggtgttggtgATGGAAGAGATACACATAAGATGGTCTGCTGGATACTGATCACAATGCAAAATTTCAGGCCAGGGGTAGCCATAGCAACTCATGATTGGTGCACAGCTGTCCCTTACAGACTCACACAAACTTCTGCAGGGCGATATAACTCTGATGGTAGAGAGAGAACATCAATGGCAACCATTAGATGAGTGCATTTGAATCAAGTGCCCGGGTACACACAATGTAATGTTTTGGgtgcttgtttttcttcagcTGAGAGGTGCTAATGTGACAAAGATTATGGTGACTTGGTTTTCTGTGAAACTAGAGCCTTTCTACTGAGACTAGCCAATTTGCATAGGGCATTATCCCTTAATGACCCTGGTTTTATGGATCATTTTAAAAATTCGTATTTATTCCACTGGGCAATGAACACTACTTCTGTGTAACAATGGGTGGTTATTGGTTAAAAGAAGTTTtgccatgtaaaaaaaaaaatatttgcttACCTGTCAAGGCAGATGGGAGCAAAGAGAGAGCATAGGAAGATGCGGGCGTCCGGATGACACTCTCTGGCAAGTAGTGGCAGCCAGCTGGCACTCTGCTGAACAGCCTCCGCTGGAGACTCATGGCCCAGCAAGTTGGGCATCCTCATGGCGTCGTAGCCAATGTTTTGGCACAAGGCCATGCCTGACGGAATGGGTACACAGCGAGAAGAGCTGCGGGGTTCCCATAGTCCTCCTTCgctgtctgaatgtgtggaCCTGAAGTTTGTTGTAGCACCAGGTTCCTCCCACGCATCACCATCCTCTCCAATAGCAACTCCAGGCTTAGAAACATGAGTATCTCCAAATCCTGTTTCCACAATACCGGTACTTGCCCAGTCCCTGCCTTTGTCTTTTGCTCCAGATCGCACCCTGCTCTCTGCCCTAACTCGTCCCTCAAGCCCTGTCTTTACTCTACCAGCACTAAGCGCTAATGGGCTAGTAGGCCCAgtaagcagaagaagaaatagcAGGGAGGCTGAATTAGATGTCACTCTGGATGAAAAATGAGGACAGAGTACTGCAGTCATCTTGGGACAAAAGTTGAAACAAATTCTGAAGATattctctgtgtgaaagtggAGGTTTGGGCGACAGGATAAGTGCATTTATAGAGGGCGGTGAACAGATTTGCATAGGAAGGGGAGGTGTAGAGAACAGTAGGGCAAAGGGGTGGAGTACCTATTTAAGTGTTTGGAGAGATGTGGATCCGCTTGTATAGCTTTGTTAATTTAAGTGTTTTTAACAGCATGAAAGATTTACAATTATATGTTTGGTATTTTATTACACTTGATTTTGTGCCTTAATTACACTTTTGTGATTGAGACTAGTTCTAGTGAAACTCTTCCACCATGTCCATCCCACATTTTGTTCCTGCCCACCTTGTCCTGTTCTGACCTTTCAGCCTTTTGTATCCTAGGTTTACATCTTGAGTTAAAAGTGTGTTCATGCATACCTATAGCTCATAAAAGCCTGTAGATGCTCAAATGAAAAGATACTTCAAGTGTGAGGGTAGACCTGTGTGCACATattaccgtgtgtgtgtgaaagagtgtgtgagagagaaagaatatgTGTGTATGATACAAAACAAAATTGGTCTTGTCCTGCTGTGTATCCGTGGCCTGATTCCTGTTCAAACAAGCAGGTCACTTCCTTTCCGGGGGAGAAAAAGAGGCAGCAgtgggagggagaagaggaaggcTCAGTCCCTCTGCATTCATATCAGTTATCCAGATTAATGAGGCTTGACTGGACAATAGGAATTAACTAAGGGTACAGTGTAAAAGACACGGGTGACAAACAAGGCCTCTACTGTACATGCAGCCAACCTGCCGGAAGCCTTTTATTAGGAGGGGAAATGACTGAAAGAAAACGGGGAAAAATCATGAAACAGTACTTTGTATTTTCACGCTTTAGATAATACTTTtagtaaaagaaaaacagttgtTTTATTAGAATCAACAACCCAAATTCTGATTGTGTTACTTCTTTGTCGAAACTAATATCAGCACTTACTGACTCCCAGAAGCCTATGCATTGTACACCCTCTGTAAGAGGTCCAGTATCGTGGCTCATTAAAACTGCCCATGGGACAGCTATACCACAAATGACTCAATGTGGAATGACAATAGGGAATAGCTTGTACTCATTATATACACAGTCTGTATTACACTGTCGCTAAATGGTTTCTGTGCTTAACCACCAGAACTCTAATTAAATAAGAGTAGGTATACATTATTTCATTGGGATTTTCTTGATTTTGTTAGCTTGCATTGATCAGCTGAGGGCTTTTGTTTGTTAATCACATTGGTCGTCTGACAGATCAAGAGAACACTGTCTACAAGAATCTTTTTAATCCACTTAAGGCCAATCAGTCACTCACCAATTCACCTCTATAATATAGTTCCATTTgacttgtgtgtttacagaaatagtgttaatttaaaaatgatttgtttatCAGGGAATTTGATTGAATAGACAAAAGTTGCTGGCTTTAATGCTTCAGTTTTATTTGGCTTTTATTACTTTGTGGCTTTGCTGGTACTTAACAGTCATGTGTTAAgttaatgtgtgaatgtgtgagtcATTATTCATAACAGTTAGTCCACAAGCAATTTGAACTAAATGTCAGCCACACTCTACATGTTTTTGATTGGCCTTGCCTTAACTACAAACTGATCCCTTTGATGGGTCATATCTCATTGATCCTGCTTTAATCTGtagatttttaaaaaactgtCACTTGTCTCTTATCAGAGATCCCTGGTTTCCTGACTGAAGAGGAGTGCCGTATGGTGGTGCAGCTGGCTCAGCTCAAGGGTCTGATGGACAGCCAGACAACAGCACCCAGCCAGGGACAAGTGGAGTCAAACCAGCCACTACTTTCCCTCAGCACAGAAGAAGTCTTCAGTCTGCTGGACTTGAACCAAGACGGGCTGCTTCAGAAGCAGGAGGTGACTAAAGAAACGTTCTGCATCCACTTTCCAAACAAATGCTGGAGGAAAAGAGATTTTGCAACATGTTACATGCCTTTTGTTAAAATAACATTCTGCTTCTAACCTCCAGATTGTGAGCCATTCACGGTCTCGTGATGGAACTTGGTTGAGTGCAGACAATTTACGGCAGATACTGACTGGTCTTGAAGCCTGCCCAACAGGTCTGTGTGGCAAACTATGTAGCTTCATCACACTGTACATATACCCCACTAACTTATATGACTTCATATATGTCTTTAGTGAGAACGTGTATAGTTTGTACACATTCCTGCACCAAATAAGTGAAGTTGGCATGGGTATTTGTTGGATCCAGCTATACCATGatttaaacataataatatggTTGACATTTTGATTTTTGTCCCTCTTTTCCTCAAAAACTTCTATGACTCCACCAACCCCTTCTTTACTTGTAaaagatatttaaaaatgtcagaTATTGATATTTTTGCAGTGGCTGTGCACTGGTAAAAAGTACAGTAAATGGTTGAAGGGTGGCTGTGTGCGTGCAAGTTTTTGTGAGTGACAAGGCAGGAAGAGGGGTGACACCGTTTGACCTGATAATCATTGTACCAGGCATTTCACACATCGCAGTCCGGATGtgcctctttctgtctcattaAAAGCTGATTATTCTCCAGCCTCTTTTTCTTAGTTTTCCCCCGGATACCCTGTATCCCCCAGCTCCCTCCTCCACACTCTTTGGTTAGACCCACCTCCCCCCCTTCCCCGGCAACCTCTTCTCTGGCACCCCAGAGCTATTGTTGCGGCTGGGGCGCGGCCTCCCAGGGGAACTGATGGGGGCCAGACAATCATTTACACGGTTGGATAAAGAGGGAAGGaatggaagaaaagagagaagggaggCTGCTAGGTCTTCCGTCCAAGAAGTCAATACTAATTTCTGTATTAAAAATATGATACTGCACAGAAAGTCATTTCTCtacctctgtgtttttttgcaggGATGCTGACATTGGGGGAATTTAGGCGTGTTTATGATGTGTCTCAGAATCCAGGACATCAGCAAAGTGGAAAGCTCCACAGTCAGTTTAAAGAGAGGAGCAAGCACACATGGCTTTACCAAGGTGGAGGATCTCACCATGTCCTGCTGACACTCAGGAACAGGTGACTACATACGCATTCTTTGCCATGGTCAAGGTAACCCCAGTTAATGTAGTTGAATTTTACACACTATTTTGCTTTCCTATTTTTTCTCTCAGAGTAATCAGTCTAACCCGAATGCCTTCTGCATTGGTGGGACTGAGTGAACCACTGCAGGTAATCCGCTATGAGCTTGGGGACTTCAGTAATGCACATCATGACAGCAGTCCTTCCCACTCGGAAACgatctgtgcacacacacaactggcAGGAAATGCGTCTGCTCTCACAGAAGTCTCTTGCAGGTATGTAAGATCTGGAAAAATTTATTAAAGTCATCTTTTTTGTTATCATAGACAATTTCCCAATTATTTGCAATTGTTGCTTTTCTCATTTCATTACAGGTATCTCACCGTGTTATTCTACCTCAGCTCTGTAGAGGAAGGGGGGGAATCCACCTTTCCTGTGGCAGACAATCGTACCTATGAGGAGCAGGTAAGTGTGCTTCTCCAATCTACATTCACATGGAACAAAtctttctctccctttttttccattcaccgtgaaaaaataaaacttgaaTGTGTCCTTACTGTGTCTGATAATCCCCAAGCACAAGCTTAGACCcaagctgtttattttttgtgtctcCCAGGCACTGGTCCAGGATGGAGTTGATTTGACTAACACCCAAGAGACATGTGGCAGAGGCAATCTGAGAATCAAACCTACTGCAGGGACAGCTCTTCTTTGGTACAACCATCTCTCTGATGGCCGAGGTAAGCAGAGAAAACTTTATCTGTATATAcagtttttaatatatttaaaatagaGTCCTATTTTAGGTAGCAGTGTATGTCAACTAGTTACCCATTAGGCCTGAATCTACAGAGATCCAAGTGTTGAACTGAGTCGACAATGCTGAAATATTTAATTGTATTCATTACAACTGTGATTTATTTTAGGCACCTGTCAATGGCGTCATATCCCATTATCCACTCTAGTTGCTAATAACTTGAATAAACACCAGATGATTCAGAGCggggtttattttatttgcattgCTGAAATGCACTTGTGATGGATTATGATTGATTATTCATTGCCATTTGCTGCAGGTTCTGTCACCTCTTAGACCTCTCATTTGTTCTGCTCTTTACTTTCCTTTGCTTTGGGATGTCTGCTTTAAAAGTTGACTCATATGATGCATATCTTTATATGCAAGTAGATTCCTGTAGGTGTTTTCTTTTGCTTCTTCTTTTGCCCTTAAATCATTCAGTGTTGTATCTGAAACTTCAATACAGCTTGATTTTATCTGTTTCTACGCCTATTCCTCCTCCTTAAATGCTGTCCCTTTTCTTCTTGTGGCTTCCTCAGGTTGGATGGGTGAGTTAGATGAGTATTCCCTGCACGGTGACTGCCCAGTCAGGCGTGGGGTGAAGTGGGTGGCCAACAGCTGGGTAAATGTGGATCCAGATTACCACCAGCAGGCCCGCTACCAGAGACTAGTTGCTCAAAAGCGTCAAGCTAAGTCAGGCCTAGAGGACCATTAccagtctctctcacacagtgaCCTCCATCAGGATCTATAGCTGGGCAAGACAAAGCAAACAGAATTTTACCACCGAGTCTGGCATCTATGGAGCCAGCGTGGCAGATGTTTTCATAGTATCAGAATGGAAATTGCACAAAATAGCATCACATATCTCCTCCTTTCAGTAGATCTTTGTTAGTTTGGATAATTGTATCACTTATTATTTGTGTAGAATTGTGGGAATATATGAATTGGTTTGCTCACAATATAGAAATAAGAGTGAATGCCAGTCTGTATGAAATTCcgccttaaaaaaatattactgATTAGATTCCATGCGTGGAAAAGATGCAGTCATGTCTAGGAGATACACCCACTTACCTGCCTTCCACTTAGTTTTATCAGCCATCTACCCCTATTATGCTGAAGCCTTTTGCCATATCATAATAtctatgtgtgaatgtgttcctGAGGGGaagggtgtttttttgtgtggtcTTGTATGTCACAATGTTTCCAGAGTCTAAGAGCTTTTATATAAGGAagtgttatttattatttaaggaACTGCTTTACTTATTACAAAGGCAGGACTGGACAAAAATGGAATTCCATCATGGGTATTTGTTATACCAACTCTTGTGTTCATTATTCTCACATATCAAAACATTTAATTGTCTGAGTCTATTTATTTGAATGTTATTTATTGCCACCACCGGGTGTTTAATGTAAGACGATACATATTTATTACAGCTTGATGTTGCACTGAAATTGTCCCTTtgtttcattgtgtttgtcatatGTTCTGAAATATATAAAGAAGTGTTTTATTAGTGACGCTGTCATTGATGTTTGCTCCTGATACACCCTACAATAACCACTAGATGTCACCCAATATCAAATTCAGCATCTCAGTGACTTGTCTAAGGCTGCATACCATATGAGTCAGACAGAAATGACTCTTCACTGGGATATCATTGACAGATGTTGCGCAGACATGTTGCCTGCACAGTGGAAAAAAACCGTTG is part of the Parambassis ranga chromosome 7, fParRan2.1, whole genome shotgun sequence genome and harbors:
- the LOC114438203 gene encoding transmembrane prolyl 4-hydroxylase-like, producing MEDVQENSIDHELSSDESSSSPYNNPPFRSTRLNIQRSNVCSRAYFVVVMVFFHVYILNVIALLLYVHYNNGPGDLVRGDGGSSASASDSENQLPHPDPSARELHVEEYSESFSLPRIEGIRVGHVQRVSIVPNKIHEMRTLSLKPLLFEIPGFLTEEECRMVVQLAQLKGLMDSQTTAPSQGQVESNQPLLSLSTEEVFSLLDLNQDGLLQKQEIVSHSRSRDGTWLSADNLRQILTGLEACPTGMLTLGEFRRVYDVSQNPGHQQSGKLHSQFKERSKHTWLYQGGGSHHVLLTLRNRVISLTRMPSALVGLSEPLQVIRYELGDFSNAHHDSSPSHSETICAHTQLAGNASALTEVSCRYLTVLFYLSSVEEGGESTFPVADNRTYEEQALVQDGVDLTNTQETCGRGNLRIKPTAGTALLWYNHLSDGRGWMGELDEYSLHGDCPVRRGVKWVANSWVNVDPDYHQQARYQRLVAQKRQAKSGLEDHYQSLSHSDLHQDL